One genomic window of Arachis stenosperma cultivar V10309 chromosome 10, arast.V10309.gnm1.PFL2, whole genome shotgun sequence includes the following:
- the LOC130954049 gene encoding 3beta,22alpha-dihydroxysteroid 3-dehydrogenase-like isoform X1 produces MSSFTSLLFSCAAIAAFFILLRRWRYCRLRLPPGSLGLPFIGETLQLISAYKSDNPEPFMDRRMNRYGPVFTTHVFGEPTVFSAEPEMNRFVLANEGKLFECSYPGSISNLLGKHSLLLMKGNLHKKMHSLTMSFANSSIIKDHLLVDVDRLIWLNLDSWSDRVLLMEEAKKITFELTVKQLMSFDPDEWTENLRKEYVLVIEGFFTLPFPLFSPTYRRAIKARTKVAEALTLVVRERRKGSESDGNRKKDMLGALLASGEQFSDEEIVDFMLALLVAGYETTSTIMTLAVKFLTETPLALAQLKEEHDRIRSKSKTDAPLEWSDYKSMIFTQCVVNETLRMANIIGGIFRRATTDIYINGYTIPKGWKVFASFRAVHLNPNHFKDARSFNPWRWQNNSEATIPVNIYTPFGGGPRLCPGYELARVVLSVFLHRFMTIFSWVPAEEDRLVFFPTTRTQKRYPIIVKRREESSPCI; encoded by the exons ATGTCTTCTTTCACATCACTACTCTTCTCTTGTGCAGCCATCGCCGCCTTCTTCATCCTCCTCCGGCGGTGGCGCTACTGCCGTCTCCGCCTCCCTCCGGGGAGCCTTGGCCTCCCCTTCATCGGCGAGACTCTACAGCTCATATCAGCATACAAGAGCGACAACCCAGAACCCTTTATGGATCGAAGAATGAACCGGTACGGTCCAGTCTTCACGACTCACGTGTTCGGAGAACCGACCGTGTTTTCGGCGGAACCGGAAATGAACCGGTTCGTTCTTGCGAACGAAGGGAAGCTCTTCGAGTGCAGTTATCCCGGTTCGATATCGAACCTTTTGGGAAAGCACTCGTTGTTGCTGATGAAGGGGAATCTTCACAAGAAGATGCACTCACTAACGATGAGTTTCGCAAATTCTTCGATCATAAAGGATCATCTTTTGGTTGATGTGGACCGGCTCATATGGCTCAACTTGGATTCTTGGTCCGACCGGGTTCTTCTCATGGAAGAGGCCAAGAAG ATAACATTTGAGTTGACAGTGAAACAACTAATGAGCTTTGATCCGGATGAATGGACTGAGAATCTAAGGAAAGAGTACGTTCTTGTGATTGAAGGATTCTTCACTCTTCCAttccctctcttctctcctaCCTACCGTAGGGCCATCAAG GCAAGAACGAAAGTGGCGGAGGCACTAACGTTGGTAGTGAGGGAGAGAAGAAAAGGGAGTGAAAGTGATGGAAATAGAAAGAAGGACATGCTTGGGGCACTGTTGGCCTCCGGGGAGCAATTTTCCGACGAGGAAATAGTCGATTTTATGTTGGCTTTGCTCGTCGCCGGCTACGAAACCACCTCTACCATCATGACTCTTGCCGTCAAGTTCCTCACTGAGACTCCACTTGCCTTGGCTCAGCTCAAG GAAGAGCATGACCGAATCAGATCAAAGAGTAAAACAGATGCACCACTTGAATGGTCAGATTACAAGTCAATGATCTTTACTCAATGC GTTGTGAATGAGACCTTAAGGATGGCGAACATAATTGGTGGAATATTCCGGAGAGCAACCACAGACATATATATAAATG GTTACACAATTCCAAAGGGATGGAAGGTATTTGCATCATTTCGTGCTGTACATCTTAACCCAAACCATTTCAAAGATGCACGTAGCTTCAATCCATGGAGATGGCAG AATAACTCGGAGGCAACGATCCCTGTAAATATATACACACCATTTGGAGGAGGGCCAAGGCTGTGCCCTGGCTATGAGCTTGCCAGGGTTGTTCTTTCCGTCTTCCTTCACCGCTTCATGACCATCTTCAG TTGGGTACCTGCTGAGGAAGATAGGTTGGTGTTCTTCCCTACGACTAGGACACAGAAGAGGTATCCCATCATAGTGAAGCGTAGGGAGGAGTCAAGTCCTTGTATATAG
- the LOC130954049 gene encoding 3beta,22alpha-dihydroxysteroid 3-dehydrogenase-like isoform X2, which produces MDRRMNRYGPVFTTHVFGEPTVFSAEPEMNRFVLANEGKLFECSYPGSISNLLGKHSLLLMKGNLHKKMHSLTMSFANSSIIKDHLLVDVDRLIWLNLDSWSDRVLLMEEAKKITFELTVKQLMSFDPDEWTENLRKEYVLVIEGFFTLPFPLFSPTYRRAIKARTKVAEALTLVVRERRKGSESDGNRKKDMLGALLASGEQFSDEEIVDFMLALLVAGYETTSTIMTLAVKFLTETPLALAQLKEEHDRIRSKSKTDAPLEWSDYKSMIFTQCVVNETLRMANIIGGIFRRATTDIYINGYTIPKGWKVFASFRAVHLNPNHFKDARSFNPWRWQNNSEATIPVNIYTPFGGGPRLCPGYELARVVLSVFLHRFMTIFSWVPAEEDRLVFFPTTRTQKRYPIIVKRREESSPCI; this is translated from the exons ATGGATCGAAGAATGAACCGGTACGGTCCAGTCTTCACGACTCACGTGTTCGGAGAACCGACCGTGTTTTCGGCGGAACCGGAAATGAACCGGTTCGTTCTTGCGAACGAAGGGAAGCTCTTCGAGTGCAGTTATCCCGGTTCGATATCGAACCTTTTGGGAAAGCACTCGTTGTTGCTGATGAAGGGGAATCTTCACAAGAAGATGCACTCACTAACGATGAGTTTCGCAAATTCTTCGATCATAAAGGATCATCTTTTGGTTGATGTGGACCGGCTCATATGGCTCAACTTGGATTCTTGGTCCGACCGGGTTCTTCTCATGGAAGAGGCCAAGAAG ATAACATTTGAGTTGACAGTGAAACAACTAATGAGCTTTGATCCGGATGAATGGACTGAGAATCTAAGGAAAGAGTACGTTCTTGTGATTGAAGGATTCTTCACTCTTCCAttccctctcttctctcctaCCTACCGTAGGGCCATCAAG GCAAGAACGAAAGTGGCGGAGGCACTAACGTTGGTAGTGAGGGAGAGAAGAAAAGGGAGTGAAAGTGATGGAAATAGAAAGAAGGACATGCTTGGGGCACTGTTGGCCTCCGGGGAGCAATTTTCCGACGAGGAAATAGTCGATTTTATGTTGGCTTTGCTCGTCGCCGGCTACGAAACCACCTCTACCATCATGACTCTTGCCGTCAAGTTCCTCACTGAGACTCCACTTGCCTTGGCTCAGCTCAAG GAAGAGCATGACCGAATCAGATCAAAGAGTAAAACAGATGCACCACTTGAATGGTCAGATTACAAGTCAATGATCTTTACTCAATGC GTTGTGAATGAGACCTTAAGGATGGCGAACATAATTGGTGGAATATTCCGGAGAGCAACCACAGACATATATATAAATG GTTACACAATTCCAAAGGGATGGAAGGTATTTGCATCATTTCGTGCTGTACATCTTAACCCAAACCATTTCAAAGATGCACGTAGCTTCAATCCATGGAGATGGCAG AATAACTCGGAGGCAACGATCCCTGTAAATATATACACACCATTTGGAGGAGGGCCAAGGCTGTGCCCTGGCTATGAGCTTGCCAGGGTTGTTCTTTCCGTCTTCCTTCACCGCTTCATGACCATCTTCAG TTGGGTACCTGCTGAGGAAGATAGGTTGGTGTTCTTCCCTACGACTAGGACACAGAAGAGGTATCCCATCATAGTGAAGCGTAGGGAGGAGTCAAGTCCTTGTATATAG